The following nucleotide sequence is from Falco naumanni isolate bFalNau1 chromosome 6, bFalNau1.pat, whole genome shotgun sequence.
GTCTTGGTTCAGACACACCTGAGCTGACAAAGTCGCTCCCAATGGCATTGAACTGCTCAGAAACCAGCCACTGGTGTGATTCATGAATTGGATGTTCCTTTGCCAGTCTGTATGCTCAACAGGCAGAGCCCAAGGCATGTGCTGAGACAAGTCCCCCCCTCCAAACCGTCTCACCCTGACACAGAAAGTAGCTGGCATAAAGCACGTGTTCGGGAACTGAGCATATTGAAATGTGAACACATCACCCAAGCGTGGAGGTGCTTTCAATGATGGACAAGTTCACTAGCAGAGATGAAGCTGAGCAAAAGGGCTTTAAAGGCCTTAGGGACacctaaaatttaattttggcaaaaaaaaagttgtagtCCTTCTGCCTTTTCATACGCTACTCTGAGCTGTTGTGGAGGAATATCATGATCCAGCCCCATGTTTCCACCAAAACTTAACAACAAATTAGAGGCTCTTGTATGAGTCTGTCATTCTCTGAGTGATTGCAGAGATACACTCTAAGCTgatgaattatttaaaacagatgcagtacatttcaggaaattaatttgattaAGTGGCAAGATATTATGAAGAAAACTGAGACAAAAGCCTAAGAGAATCTATTTTCATAAAATAGAGCATGCTTCCTGTCTGATGATAATTTTAAGTAAACAGACGAATTAGTACGCAGACTGATTGTCCGCTAGGAAGACATATTTACACAGGAAACTAATACAAAATGGAGAATGGTCTCGCTAAGCAAGACATATTGCCCTCTTTCCACTCTATCTGTGAAACAggcaatgaaaaggaaataacataTGGGGCTTTCTTTAGTTTCAAACTTCTCTTTCCCAAGCCCTGTACTGTGTGCTGTGGGAGTATGATTTTGCTAAAGCACTACTGATACATCACTTTGTAGATGTTACTGAAGCTTACAGCTTCTGCCTAAATGTCTGTACAAAACACATTCTAGATTGTTGTGGTTTTCGTGGCTTATCACAAAATGTAAAGCTTTGTAGGGAGAAATAAGATTTTATATCTGATGGGATCTGGAAGAAGTATTTGAAGACATGACTGTCCAGTtgactgtttttttctcaacaAAGTCAGCTTGTCTTCAAACCTTTTCTTGACAACATTCTTAGGCATGCTACTACACCACTGTTGTATGAAATACATAAACTGTCTTtgcactgaaaatggaaaattgctCTCACATATTGCCTTATTATTGTTATATACTGATTTTCATcctttctctgtatttataCTGAAAGACATTAATAtgatatatttacatatttacttCATTGAAACCACAAAGAAGCTCTTATTTAATTGCAGTGCATATCATCATAGTCACCTAATCTAGTATACATTCCCCTGGTGTTTCAATTGCACATCTGTCTTAAACTGTTGTGGTGGGGAGTAAACACTGTATTTCATCTTAGAAATGGTGCTGTTGAATGATACATGAATATTCAGTTAATTTCCATCTTCTCTTCCACAGTACTACTTTcctttactttttattttccttaataaaaactcatatttcatatttaaattcacatttttttaaaaaaaggtcaaTAAATACGTCTGtgattttcctttcctttcttctccctctccctctccttctccctcttctcccctccccttccctcctctcctctcccctccaacACTGGAAAAAAGACTTGCATTAGATAGCACTTCTGGCTCAAGTCTAGCCTGCGGATTGACTGCTGGCAGTTTGCTTCTATATGGATTCCTCACTATTGATTTTTGTTCCAGGTCTAAGATATGGGCATGTATCACTTTCCCAGCATCAGTCTCATACAGACTTTCTAGCTCTCCCATGGCTAACAGCTGAGTTCTTCGCATGCATCAGTACAACCGCCATCCCAGGCACCCCTCGGGGTAGGAAGCCTAACATCTTCTAGAGGGTGTATCTGCGTTGCAGGCTGCAGAGGCTCCTGAAGACACATGTAAAGGATGAACTAGTGCTCGTCAAGCTCTGTGCTGCTATGGCGGGACTGCTCCCCTGCTTCCCTCCAGTTGCTTTGCAGCGCAGACATGCACAGTCTCTTCTGTACCGTCATACAGACCATAGCTTGTGGTAGAATAGAGAGGCAACCCCAGATATGAATGTCTTAGGCTAATATACTGACTACCGAGCTATATCCCCTTCTTTCTGAATTGTAGGCcaatgctaaaataaaaaaaaaggaaactatcCAGTCTGAGGATTTCTCTGGGAAGCCAGATGCCCTAAAATATGGATGACTGCCCAACAGATTTCTTGAACAGCTGCATACTACTCTGTTCTTGCAAAAGTGCTTTGAGACAGATAAAGAGGAAGAGTATTCGGATTTTTTTGACAAAAGTGGCAAAAAGAGAATTTATACACCTTTAGTGAAAGGATGACGAAAAACCTCCCACggatttctcttttccagtcGCAGAGGAGCATGCAGTGGAAGCAGGTTGCcaactttttatttcacatagAAACAATAGAAAGTTTAATGTTAAGAAATAGAAACTAAGATCAGTATAACAACAGTTTAGTCCAGAGATACATATGGTGAATACTGGGAGTGAAACCAGTTACCCTTATCTTGAACAAAGCACCCTTCTggagaaaaatacttgtttatTTAGGTTGAAAACACACACCGGTCAATATACTGACCAGTGTCCTACTAAGCAACAGGCAGTGTAAGCTCAGATTCACCAAAGTGGTCTGAACTTTTCAAGTAGTGGGAGAAGGAAGTGCTTACGGCTCAGATGCTCAGCATCTTTGCAAAAGTGCTCCTCTCCAACTCAATACCCCACATCAGAGGCACCTGAGACACCTGCGTTCCTTAACTGATCTGCAGTCTAATCCTCTCCacccacacatacacatatagaATGGAAATAACAATTTGAActtatatacataaatacagtTCTTTGAAATGCACTAATGTATGTTACTGCCTGAATCAGGAGAGCACTTATGCACAGCATACACTCACATACAAGTTGCATGGGAAGAAGAGTTTTAAAGTTTTGGTATGATATCAGATTGTATCTAGGGGATTATTGTAGacagagaggagaagaaattgAGGTTAGGAATGGTCCAGGAGGCAAAGGGGGAAAGGCATGGAAAACAagtcaagaaaaagaaaggtccAAGCAGTAGATGGTTCACAGTTACTTTAGGCAGCAGTTTTAAGTTTCTCAGTTTTGAAAACGGAAATAACACCTACTTATAACCGAGAGGTGGGCTGGTAATTCACATTGAAAAGTGCTCAGAGATCCTTGGGAGGAAGGTATTTTTGGAAATGTGAAGGGTCATCCTTGAAGCATTTGTTATTATACCGTAGTGTGATTGTGGACTTCAAAACTGCTACTAAAAAGTagtacagaaggaaaacagcaaccCACTCAAGAATGAATACTTGGCCAGCCCCAGGATTTCTACCCATGATACCATCAATAGACAAATACTGATGGGAagaatggggaagaaaaaatcttAAGTGCATATTTTTCTAGGTCTCTCACCTGGACAAGATAGTTTGCTAAGTGTACAGCTTCAGGTGGCGTAAACAGTTCAGATATTTGTGtttattctcattttgtttcCCCCTGGGAAACTGTAACCAAGCTTCCAGAGTGATGAAACCAACACTGAGGAactcagcaaaagaaaagtgatAGGCTTACTTCTTCTCCTAGTTTGTGACAGTTATGACCAATTAACCCCATACCTTTACCTCAGGATCAGAAGGGATTCAccttaaaatgtttctctgtcCGCTTACTGTGTTACAGCATGTGCCTTCAAATCCTGCagtcacagcctcctttcagaCTTGTGCTGTTAATCTCAGTCCGTAACTCAGTTCCTCGGGCTGCCAGCAATCGGTGTTCACAGAAGGGAGGAGTCTGGAGATGTACCCAAAGCCTTTCCATTTTGGTCcatctctgtgcttttctgagattttttgcTTAGGTTGACAGCATGTCTCAGTCTCTTTCCAGATTGTTAATGACTTACAAAGCTGAAAGCATGGTTGTTGGCACTCCTTTCGCTTAATGTCTTCTGCCTGCGAGTGctaaagaaagacagaaagaattaAGATACATTCAGACCATAAGGACAAAGAGGTTTAGAAACTGAAGTCTGGTCTTTTTACTTATCTACTTTTAAGGTAGCAATTCTATCAAGAACTGGATTATTCTACCCCAGATCCAGGATGTTTTACCCCGGTTTATTTACCTGTGCCTGAAGAAGAGGCGGAGATAGCACTGCATTCATTGTACACTATGCTATACATTGCATTTCTGATGCATTTATGGAACCAGGCCCAGGCCAGCTCTATGAATGAAATCTAGAGGAAGTCAGACCTGTTCTGCCAGTCAGGAACCCACTGCTGTTGGCATTGCAGACTATTGGATATGGATGTGGTGACACCCTTCCCCGAGGACATCCTTCAAGGAAGCATTGGGAAGGCAGTGCATACTAGGAAACCTTGTCAGCACAGCTGCTTGCCACTAAGCCTTGCTACCAGGAAGCTGGGAGTAGATTCACTCAACGACATGTTCTTGTGCTTGCCCCAGTAGTGACAGTGCTGTTGTACGTTCCTGTCCCAGTCCATGTATATCTCCCCTCATCAAAAAACCTCTGTGGAGAACCGTAGCTTGGCCATTCCCATTTCTCAAGACCAGTACTCAGCTCAAAACTGGAATTGtgcttttcagtctgttttggAGGTGGAGAAGGAAATAAATCCAGCTTTTCCAGTATGACAGTTTGCAGATaccagggattttttttatcctataACATAAAAGCAGGCCTTATAGCACCCATACAATGGCAACAAAGACATCTACTTACCTTGCCACCTGATGAAATCCAGCAACAAAATCATGTTCAGTCCTCTTACAAAATTTGGCAGTGCCTGTAGtgcctctttctcctccttttctcatttaatgCACATTGACTAATAATCTCCAGGGCTGTATCAACACCTTCTTTTATCTTGGCAGAACACTCCAGGTAAGCATATGCCCCAATGCTGGCAGctaaagcttttccttctgtagtGTTAATTGGCTTGTTCCCTGGAGTAGTTAGTTTCTTTTTAACGCCCTCACCACCCCGTAGTTCAGTCTTGGTAGCCACCAGAATAATAGGTACTGTGGGCAGAACACTTTGATTTCTGGAACCCCAAAATAGAGCATGTGTTGCTGGGAGTCAGGTCCACGGAGGACCATATTAAAATAACATCGGTGTCCTTGTAGAACACTGAGCAGAGATTTCAGTAATTGACTTTATTCTTCCCTGCCACATCAAAGAGAATTAGTTCCATCTCTTTCCCATCTACCTCTGTGTCAGTGACGTAAGCATCAAACAGAGTTGGCTCATAGGGCTTGGGAAGCTGTGACACAGAGCAAAGAGGAGGCATGTCTTACAACAGCAATCATATCCAGCTATAGTTAGATTTTTTCTAAGAGCAGCCATTCCTTAAAAACCAAGATAAAGTACAAAAACGGATTACCATAATGGATTATGTCCAtgctgatgggttttttttgttgttttgttttttggtttggggtttttttggggtttttttgtttttttttttgtttgtttttgtttttgtgcagggtagaaggaaaagagagaaaacccaTTAGTTTAGAACTCTTCCCTTTACCTCCTTTTTTGTCTCAGTACCCCTGGGTTAcctttgctttctatttttttccccttttaatttctctgataTCAGAAACTTCTGAAATCGTGAGTACCTTGCTCTTGACTATTATCATACATCAAAAAATGAAGGT
It contains:
- the LOC121090791 gene encoding LOW QUALITY PROTEIN: ras-like GTP-binding protein RHO (The sequence of the model RefSeq protein was modified relative to this genomic sequence to represent the inferred CDS: inserted 3 bases in 3 codons; substituted 1 base at 1 genomic stop codon), whose translation is MAALRKNLTIAGYDCCCKTCLLFXSVSQLPKPYEPTLFDAYVTDTEVDGKEMELILFDVAGKNKVNYXNLCSVFYKDTDVILIWSSVXPDSQQHMLYFGVPEIKVFCPXVPIILVATKTELRGGEGVKKKLTTPGNKPINTTEGKALAASIGAYAYLECSAKIKEGVDTALEIISQCALNEKRRRKRHYRHCQIL